The following are from one region of the Sphingomonas sp. J315 genome:
- a CDS encoding GntR family transcriptional regulator, with the protein MSKRQASFSRVYTSTKSQLRSAKLAPGTQLLVNEWASLHGVSATPVREALAKLAGETLVEDRERLGYFVPLLSSIEVAGLYELLELYLVRAVVHWKRNSRDNSSGLLVTDSDEGDTAILVLIARRSNNPLLIEEAQRCLDRLAFARRQEAEIFGPSEQVAKLVEVCTRGNTEKLAGTVRSYCHAGRNRADAVAHAMAAGYRETIARK; encoded by the coding sequence ATGAGCAAACGCCAGGCATCCTTTTCGCGCGTATATACTTCGACGAAGTCACAGCTGCGTAGCGCGAAGCTCGCGCCGGGCACACAGCTGCTGGTCAATGAATGGGCGTCCTTACACGGAGTAAGTGCTACTCCCGTGCGCGAGGCGCTCGCCAAGCTCGCCGGAGAGACCCTCGTCGAGGACCGCGAACGGCTAGGCTATTTTGTGCCGCTGCTATCGTCGATCGAGGTCGCCGGGCTCTACGAATTGCTCGAACTCTATCTCGTTCGCGCGGTCGTGCATTGGAAACGCAACTCGCGGGACAATTCGAGTGGCTTGCTGGTCACCGATTCAGATGAAGGCGATACCGCAATTCTCGTGCTGATCGCACGGCGATCAAACAACCCGCTACTGATCGAGGAGGCCCAACGCTGCCTCGATCGGTTAGCGTTTGCACGACGACAAGAAGCGGAGATTTTCGGCCCGTCCGAACAGGTGGCGAAGCTCGTCGAGGTGTGCACGCGCGGTAACACGGAAAAGCTCGCCGGCACCGTCCGCAGCTATTGTCATGCCGGACGTAATCGCGCTGACGCCGTGGCGCACGCGATGGCCGCTGGCTATCGCGAGACAATAGCCCGAAAATAG
- a CDS encoding helix-turn-helix domain-containing protein: MKNEQDEINAALLATALRNIRLARRMRTSELARELGMPLRTYEHLEAGRGKITYDKVVRFAEATNSDPVAILLSLPLKSHEFAVRCADNKLATILTIALGELNDELGDDIEFLEPGTLIGAFTRVVKDLNSHVANRDLFAETWLRENSSKVDGARHSSKPRWRLKS; encoded by the coding sequence GTGAAGAACGAGCAGGACGAGATCAACGCCGCGCTACTTGCAACCGCGCTGCGGAACATCCGTCTGGCACGGCGGATGCGGACGAGCGAGCTGGCGCGCGAGCTCGGGATGCCACTGCGCACCTACGAACACTTGGAGGCAGGACGAGGCAAGATAACCTACGACAAGGTCGTCCGGTTCGCGGAAGCCACCAATAGCGACCCAGTTGCGATTCTGCTGTCGCTGCCGCTGAAGTCGCATGAATTTGCCGTCCGTTGCGCTGACAACAAGCTCGCGACGATCCTCACGATCGCCTTGGGTGAGCTGAATGACGAGCTTGGCGACGATATCGAATTCTTGGAGCCGGGCACGTTGATCGGTGCATTCACGCGTGTGGTGAAGGACTTGAACAGCCATGTCGCGAACCGCGATCTCTTCGCCGAAACCTGGCTCAGGGAGAACAGTTCAAAGGTGGATGGCGCACGACATTCCAGCAAGCCTCGCTGGCGTCTCAAATCCTGA
- a CDS encoding DUF2171 domain-containing protein has protein sequence MGYEPYRNDNRNDWGVSDRSASRGSSYGYGYGYDPDRDRYRSSAREHYAADPDERGRSYRGEDRYGARGYRGGRDHDDRYTSGSRGYRDRYDEGRGGRGREHGPEGYRYDDRGFFDRAGDEVRSWFGDEDAERRREMDARYDARYGNDWGARDADYHGWRRRQIDDLDRDYHEYRRENQARFENEFGAWRNERQTQRGSLSRVTEHMEVVGSDGAHIGTVDKVRGDRIILTKNDADAGGHHHSIPSRWIDSVDDKVTIRKTADEAKAAWRDEDRSGALFGERDDTRGTPYLNRSFSGTY, from the coding sequence ATGGGCTACGAACCCTATCGCAACGACAACCGCAACGACTGGGGCGTGAGCGACCGCAGTGCGTCGCGCGGTTCCAGCTATGGCTATGGCTATGGCTACGATCCCGATCGCGACCGCTACCGGTCGAGCGCGCGCGAACATTATGCCGCCGACCCGGACGAGCGGGGCCGCAGCTATCGTGGCGAGGATCGTTATGGCGCGCGCGGCTATCGTGGCGGACGTGACCATGACGATCGCTATACCAGCGGCAGCCGCGGCTATCGCGACCGGTATGACGAGGGCCGCGGCGGTCGCGGTCGCGAGCACGGACCTGAAGGCTATCGCTATGACGATCGCGGCTTCTTTGACCGCGCGGGCGACGAAGTCCGCTCATGGTTCGGTGATGAGGACGCGGAGCGCCGCCGCGAAATGGATGCGCGCTACGACGCGCGCTACGGCAATGACTGGGGTGCGCGCGACGCGGACTACCATGGCTGGCGTCGCCGTCAGATCGACGATCTCGACCGCGACTATCACGAATATCGCCGCGAAAATCAGGCGCGGTTCGAGAATGAGTTCGGCGCCTGGCGCAACGAGCGCCAGACCCAGCGGGGTTCCCTGAGCCGCGTGACCGAGCATATGGAAGTCGTTGGATCCGACGGCGCGCATATCGGCACAGTCGACAAGGTGCGCGGCGATCGCATCATCCTGACCAAGAACGACGCCGATGCCGGTGGCCATCACCATTCGATCCCGTCGCGCTGGATCGATTCGGTCGACGACAAGGTGACGATCCGCAAGACCGCAGACGAGGCTAAGGCCGCCTGGCGCGACGAGGACCGCAGCGGTGCGCTGTTCGGCGAGCGCGACGATACGCGCGGCACGCCTTATCTCAACCGCAGTTTCTCCGGCACCTATTGA
- a CDS encoding GreA/GreB family elongation factor, whose protein sequence is MSVAFRRESDEDHKEPRFELPIPVGPNPVTERGRALIDQRVRDIEAQLDGLEGEEARAPLLRDLRYWHTRQTTAEVAPVPEPGVVAIGSRVRFRIDGRERTIDIVGHDEADPAAGRVAFQAPLAAAMIGAEDGEAVDFNGRSEAIEIVSAEPIPA, encoded by the coding sequence ATGAGCGTCGCCTTCCGCCGCGAGAGCGACGAGGATCATAAGGAGCCCCGCTTCGAACTGCCGATTCCGGTCGGCCCCAATCCGGTGACCGAACGCGGGCGGGCGCTGATCGACCAGCGCGTGCGCGACATCGAGGCGCAGCTCGACGGGCTGGAGGGCGAGGAAGCGCGTGCCCCGCTGCTGCGCGACCTGCGCTATTGGCATACGCGCCAGACCACGGCGGAGGTTGCGCCGGTGCCGGAGCCGGGCGTGGTCGCGATCGGATCGCGCGTGCGGTTTCGCATTGATGGGCGCGAGCGGACGATCGACATTGTCGGGCATGACGAGGCCGATCCGGCGGCGGGCCGGGTCGCGTTCCAGGCGCCGCTCGCCGCCGCGATGATCGGTGCGGAGGACGGGGAAGCGGTCGATTTCAACGGGCGCAGCGAGGCAATCGAGATCGTGTCGGCTGAACCGATCCCGGCCTGA
- a CDS encoding patatin-like phospholipase family protein has protein sequence MADADPQRRRNMGSDAPLPLPGCVALVLQGGGALGSYQAGVIEALAAADIAPDWVAGISIGAVNAAIVAGNPPERRVERLEAFWDRVTSGLPSFPIFPQDQVRELVHEWSAAAVLAQGVPGFFHPRPLPPLFATPGSCAALSFYDTAALRETLDSLVDWDLLNTGPVRLSVGAVEIESGNFRYFDTTQDRIDARHIMASGALPPGLPPVEIDGRYYWDGGLVSNTPLIHVLDHQNTAMLVFQVDLFSAAAPMPHTITDVMAREKEIRFSSRTRQVSDERLKLRKEREMIRKVLAKLPDNLADDPDVAALRAAADEQPVALVHLIYRANAWEGGSRDFEFSARSMREHWQAGRDDVARTMANARLIASNIADGRTAAFDLTRR, from the coding sequence ATGGCCGACGCCGATCCGCAACGCCGCAGGAACATGGGCAGCGACGCGCCGCTCCCGCTCCCCGGCTGCGTCGCTTTGGTGCTTCAGGGCGGCGGCGCGCTGGGCAGCTATCAGGCCGGAGTGATCGAGGCGCTGGCGGCGGCGGACATCGCCCCCGACTGGGTCGCCGGCATTTCGATCGGCGCGGTCAACGCCGCGATCGTCGCGGGCAATCCGCCCGAACGCCGGGTCGAGCGACTTGAGGCATTCTGGGATAGGGTGACCAGCGGCCTGCCCAGTTTCCCGATCTTCCCGCAGGACCAAGTGCGCGAGCTGGTCCATGAATGGTCCGCCGCCGCCGTGCTGGCACAGGGCGTGCCCGGTTTCTTCCACCCGCGCCCGCTTCCGCCGCTCTTCGCCACGCCGGGCAGCTGCGCCGCGCTCAGCTTCTACGACACCGCCGCGTTGCGCGAGACGCTGGATTCGCTGGTCGACTGGGACCTGCTCAACACCGGCCCGGTCCGCCTGTCGGTCGGCGCGGTCGAGATCGAAAGCGGCAATTTCCGCTATTTCGACACGACGCAGGACCGGATCGACGCGCGGCACATCATGGCATCGGGCGCACTGCCCCCCGGCCTGCCCCCGGTCGAGATCGACGGTAGATATTACTGGGACGGCGGCCTCGTCTCCAACACGCCGCTGATCCACGTCCTCGATCACCAGAACACCGCGATGCTGGTGTTTCAGGTCGACCTCTTCTCCGCCGCCGCGCCGATGCCGCACACGATCACCGACGTGATGGCACGCGAAAAGGAGATTCGATTTTCCAGCCGTACCCGTCAGGTCAGCGACGAACGGCTGAAGCTGCGCAAGGAGCGCGAGATGATCCGCAAGGTCCTCGCCAAACTGCCCGACAACCTCGCCGACGACCCCGATGTCGCCGCATTGCGCGCCGCCGCCGACGAACAGCCGGTCGCGCTCGTCCACCTCATCTACCGCGCCAATGCGTGGGAGGGCGGCAGTCGCGACTTCGAATTCTCAGCGCGCTCGATGCGCGAACATTGGCAGGCAGGCCGCGACGATGTCGCGCGCACCATGGCCAATGCGCGCCTGATCGCCAGCAACATCGCCGACGGCCGCACCGCCGCCTTCGACCTGACCAGACGCTAA
- a CDS encoding DUF4893 domain-containing protein: protein MSGCATGARHGSKRSPAARTADGGAIAREGALFEPDRAMANAMPPAGDYRCRTFKLGAIRPELRVFAERPWVRCRVGREGEMPVFAVLEGDQRPSGTLYAETDARVIFLGTLELGDETTALAYSLDRKRDMAGYVERVAIGRWRLVLPYPNFESQLDVIEMVPAG, encoded by the coding sequence GTGAGCGGCTGCGCAACTGGCGCAAGGCATGGGTCGAAGCGCTCCCCCGCCGCGCGCACGGCCGATGGCGGGGCGATCGCTCGCGAAGGCGCCTTGTTCGAACCAGACCGGGCGATGGCCAACGCCATGCCGCCTGCAGGCGACTATCGCTGCCGCACGTTCAAGCTGGGCGCGATACGTCCCGAGTTGCGCGTTTTTGCCGAACGCCCCTGGGTCCGCTGCCGCGTCGGTCGAGAGGGCGAAATGCCGGTCTTCGCGGTGCTGGAGGGTGATCAGCGGCCGTCAGGCACGCTCTACGCCGAAACCGATGCGCGGGTGATCTTCCTCGGCACGCTCGAACTCGGCGACGAAACCACCGCGCTCGCCTACAGCCTTGACCGCAAGCGGGACATGGCGGGCTATGTCGAGCGCGTCGCGATCGGCCGCTGGCGGCTGGTGCTGCCTTACCCCAATTTCGAATCGCAGCTCGACGTGATCGAGATGGTCCCGGCGGGCTAG
- a CDS encoding amidohydrolase: MKTFLATATATFALALPAAADSVRDATARELPSLMALYRDLHANPEISLAEVKTAAKLAAEARKAGYTVTEQVGGTGVVAVLKNGDGPVVMIRADMDGLPVTEETGLPFASKVRTRTPEGVESGVMHACAHDTHMTAWVGTLRNLAAMKDQWRGTLVMIAQPAEESSAGALAMLKDGLYTRFPKPTHAIAFHNSAALPAGTIGIRSGPTFASVDSVDIVVRGVGGHGAYPATTKDPIVLGARIVSALQTLVAREIDPLDSAVVTVGSFQGGTRHNIIPDQALLLLTVRAYTPQVRKQLLDGIARIAKGEAIAAGVPEDRMPVVTIREPFTPPAVSSPGFAGQLRTLFTTRFGEDRVQDIAPTMAGEDFGRYAIADPSVQSVIYWVGGVPQDAWDKAQANGGAGLPSLHSPKWAPDAEKVVGTAAEAMTAAALDVMKR; this comes from the coding sequence ATGAAGACGTTCCTCGCCACCGCAACCGCGACCTTCGCGCTCGCCCTTCCCGCCGCCGCCGACAGCGTGCGGGATGCTACGGCACGCGAGTTACCGTCGCTGATGGCGCTCTACCGCGACCTGCATGCCAATCCCGAGATCAGCCTTGCTGAGGTGAAGACAGCCGCCAAGCTCGCCGCCGAGGCGCGCAAGGCGGGCTACACCGTCACCGAACAGGTCGGCGGGACCGGCGTCGTTGCTGTCCTGAAGAATGGCGACGGGCCAGTGGTGATGATCCGCGCCGACATGGACGGGCTTCCGGTCACCGAGGAAACCGGGCTGCCTTTCGCATCGAAGGTCCGCACGCGCACCCCGGAGGGGGTCGAGAGCGGCGTGATGCACGCCTGCGCCCACGACACGCACATGACCGCATGGGTCGGGACGTTGCGCAATCTGGCCGCGATGAAGGACCAGTGGCGTGGGACTTTGGTGATGATCGCCCAGCCGGCCGAGGAGAGCAGCGCAGGCGCGCTCGCGATGCTCAAGGACGGGCTCTACACCCGCTTCCCCAAGCCGACCCACGCGATTGCCTTCCACAACAGCGCCGCGCTGCCCGCAGGCACGATCGGCATCCGCAGCGGCCCGACCTTCGCCAGCGTCGATTCGGTCGATATCGTGGTGAGGGGCGTCGGCGGTCATGGTGCCTATCCCGCGACGACCAAGGATCCGATCGTCCTCGGCGCGCGAATCGTCTCCGCGCTCCAGACTTTGGTCGCGCGTGAGATCGACCCGCTCGATTCCGCCGTGGTCACGGTCGGCAGCTTTCAGGGCGGGACGCGGCACAACATCATTCCGGATCAGGCACTGCTCCTGCTCACCGTCCGCGCCTATACGCCGCAGGTGCGCAAGCAATTGCTCGACGGCATCGCGCGGATCGCCAAGGGCGAGGCAATCGCGGCGGGCGTGCCCGAGGACCGGATGCCGGTGGTGACGATACGCGAACCCTTCACGCCGCCGGCGGTCAGCAGCCCCGGCTTCGCGGGCCAGCTCAGGACGCTGTTCACGACCCGCTTCGGCGAGGACCGCGTTCAGGACATCGCCCCGACCATGGCGGGCGAGGACTTCGGCCGCTACGCGATCGCCGATCCTTCTGTGCAGAGCGTGATCTACTGGGTGGGCGGCGTCCCGCAGGACGCATGGGACAAGGCGCAGGCCAATGGCGGCGCAGGTCTCCCTTCGCTCCACAGCCCGAAATGGGCGCCCGATGCCGAAAAGGTGGTCGGCACCGCTGCGGAAGCAATGACCGCAGCGGCGCTGGATGTGATGAAACGCTGA
- a CDS encoding Bax inhibitor-1/YccA family protein, whose amino-acid sequence MANWSDPQTTAAPYATAAGTRDAAYDAGLRSYMLSVYNYMASGVLLSGIVALMFAWGGEQSMAYSVFANGGPLAWLIILSPLAIVFAMSFGQNKMSTGTLQVLFWSFAVLMGLSLSTLLLRYTGTSVAQAFFATAAGFVGLSLYGYTTKRDLTGFGSFLIVGLIGIIVASIINIFTQSSMMALIISIAGVLIFAGLTAYDTQRIKSMYAYVAGTDMVGKVVIMSALSLYLDFINMFQFILSIFGTSRD is encoded by the coding sequence ATGGCTAACTGGTCTGACCCCCAAACGACCGCCGCGCCGTACGCGACGGCCGCAGGTACGCGCGATGCCGCGTATGATGCGGGGCTGCGGTCCTACATGCTTTCGGTCTACAACTATATGGCCTCGGGCGTGCTGCTCAGCGGCATCGTCGCGCTCATGTTCGCATGGGGCGGCGAGCAGTCGATGGCCTATTCGGTCTTTGCCAATGGCGGGCCGCTCGCCTGGCTGATCATCCTGTCGCCGCTGGCGATCGTGTTCGCAATGAGCTTCGGCCAGAACAAGATGTCGACCGGCACGCTGCAGGTTCTGTTCTGGAGCTTCGCGGTGCTGATGGGCCTGTCGCTCTCGACGCTGCTGCTGCGCTACACCGGCACGTCGGTCGCGCAGGCGTTCTTCGCGACGGCGGCGGGTTTTGTGGGCCTCAGCCTCTATGGCTATACCACCAAGCGTGACCTGACCGGGTTCGGCAGCTTCCTGATCGTCGGCCTGATCGGCATCATCGTCGCGTCGATCATCAACATCTTTACCCAGTCGAGCATGATGGCGCTGATCATCAGCATCGCGGGTGTGCTGATCTTCGCGGGCCTGACCGCCTATGACACGCAGCGGATCAAGAGCATGTACGCCTATGTCGCGGGCACCGACATGGTCGGCAAGGTCGTGATCATGAGCGCGCTGAGCCTGTATCTGGACTTCATCAACATGTTCCAGTTCATCCTCAGCATCTTCGGCACGTCGCGCGACTGA
- the thpR gene encoding RNA 2',3'-cyclic phosphodiesterase: MHRLFVALRPPPAIRDRLTDLMDGVEGARWQGDDQLHITLRYIGEVDRRTAEDVATALSAIRFDLPPLRLDGCGTFDTKGRPNALWAGVAPRDALATLHKKIDRAMIRIGLEPEHRAYVPHITLARLAGSAGPVDGFLARHAALTSPEFTVDHMALYESRLGHGGASYEPVERYALTA; encoded by the coding sequence ATGCACCGTCTGTTCGTCGCATTGCGCCCGCCACCCGCGATTCGTGACCGCCTCACCGACCTGATGGATGGGGTCGAGGGCGCGCGCTGGCAGGGCGACGACCAGCTCCACATCACGCTGCGCTATATCGGCGAAGTCGATCGCCGCACCGCCGAGGACGTCGCAACCGCGCTGTCGGCGATCCGGTTCGACCTTCCCCCGCTCCGGCTCGACGGCTGCGGCACATTCGACACCAAGGGGCGTCCCAATGCGCTCTGGGCCGGGGTCGCCCCGCGCGATGCGCTCGCGACCCTGCACAAGAAGATCGACCGCGCGATGATCCGCATCGGCCTCGAACCCGAGCACCGCGCCTATGTCCCGCACATCACGCTCGCCCGCCTCGCCGGATCGGCGGGACCGGTCGACGGCTTTCTCGCCCGCCACGCCGCGCTGACCAGCCCGGAGTTCACCGTCGATCACATGGCCCTCTACGAAAGCCGCCTCGGCCATGGGGGCGCGAGCTACGAACCGGTCGAGCGCTACGCGCTGACCGCCTAG
- a CDS encoding superoxide dismutase family protein produces MIRTGCAIAALMLTAACGGAETTNTAMPANDTMMSGNEVLPVENGSATAESATATLTKADGSAAGSAVATTTADGLAVTVSVTGITPGEHGVHVHMTGKCDAPGFTTAGGHWNPESTQHGLDNPQGAHAGDMPNLTVADDGSGTLSFTLRSGTMAQLLDADGSAFVVHAGKDDQKTDPSGDSGDRVACGVFAAG; encoded by the coding sequence ATGATCCGGACCGGCTGCGCGATTGCCGCGCTGATGCTGACCGCTGCGTGCGGCGGCGCGGAGACGACCAACACCGCAATGCCCGCAAACGACACGATGATGTCGGGCAATGAAGTGCTGCCGGTCGAAAATGGCAGCGCCACCGCCGAGAGCGCCACCGCGACGCTGACCAAGGCGGACGGCAGCGCGGCGGGCAGCGCGGTGGCGACCACCACCGCCGATGGACTGGCGGTCACCGTGTCGGTCACCGGGATCACGCCGGGCGAGCATGGCGTGCATGTCCATATGACCGGAAAATGCGATGCGCCGGGATTCACCACTGCGGGCGGCCACTGGAATCCTGAGTCGACCCAGCACGGCCTCGACAATCCGCAGGGCGCGCATGCCGGCGACATGCCGAACCTGACCGTCGCGGACGACGGCAGCGGCACGCTGAGCTTCACGCTGCGCTCGGGCACGATGGCGCAGCTGCTCGATGCCGATGGCTCGGCGTTCGTGGTCCATGCCGGCAAGGACGACCAGAAAACCGATCCGTCGGGCGACAGCGGCGACCGCGTCGCATGCGGCGTGTTCGCGGCGGGGTAA
- a CDS encoding tyrosine recombinase XerC codes for MDDKPLPLLFGAHLARDRRRSAHTVRAYEATAVRLMTFLSGHWGGAVDRAGLAKVSAADLRAYLAHRRTDGIGNASAARELSAVRAFLSFAAGAEAELPRLRGPRVRKGVPRPVSPDEAVALAEEVADEAREPWIAARDLAVLLLLYGAGLRIGEAMGLTGAALPLGETLRVTGKRDKVRIVPLLPQVRAAVEDYVRLCPYGTASAAPLFRGARGGPLDPALVRRAVRAARVRLGLPERTTPHALRHSFATHLLGRGADLRALQELLGHASLSSTQIYTAVDAAHLLDVYRNAHPRA; via the coding sequence ATGGACGACAAGCCATTGCCTTTGCTGTTCGGTGCGCATCTCGCGCGGGATCGGCGGCGGTCGGCGCATACGGTGCGGGCCTATGAGGCGACGGCGGTGCGGTTGATGACGTTTCTGTCGGGGCATTGGGGCGGGGCGGTGGATCGCGCGGGGCTGGCCAAGGTGAGCGCCGCCGACCTGCGCGCCTATCTGGCGCATCGCCGCACTGACGGGATCGGCAATGCCAGCGCCGCGCGGGAGCTGTCGGCGGTGCGCGCGTTTCTGAGCTTTGCGGCGGGCGCGGAGGCGGAGCTGCCCCGGCTGCGCGGGCCGCGGGTGCGCAAGGGGGTGCCGCGCCCGGTTTCGCCCGACGAGGCGGTGGCGCTGGCCGAGGAAGTCGCGGACGAGGCGCGCGAGCCGTGGATCGCGGCGCGCGACTTGGCGGTGCTGCTGCTGCTCTATGGCGCGGGACTTCGAATTGGCGAGGCGATGGGGCTGACGGGCGCGGCGCTCCCGCTTGGCGAGACGCTGCGCGTCACGGGCAAGCGCGACAAGGTGCGGATCGTGCCGCTATTGCCGCAGGTGCGCGCGGCGGTGGAGGATTATGTGCGACTCTGCCCCTATGGGACCGCGAGCGCCGCGCCGCTGTTCCGCGGTGCGCGGGGCGGGCCGCTCGATCCGGCGCTGGTGCGGCGCGCGGTGCGCGCGGCGCGGGTGCGGCTGGGGCTGCCCGAACGCACCACGCCGCACGCGCTGCGCCACAGCTTTGCGACGCATCTGCTCGGGCGTGGAGCGGACCTGCGCGCCTTGCAGGAACTGCTCGGCCATGCCAGCCTGAGCTCGACGCAAATCTACACGGCGGTCGATGCCGCGCATCTGCTCGACGTCTACCGTAACGCCCATCCGCGGGCGTGA
- a CDS encoding alpha/beta fold hydrolase → MINAAGHRLAFHHSPGTGPTIVFLPGYASDMSGSKAVAIEAWAQSTGRAFLRFDYAGCGDSEGAFEDQTLASWRDDVLLLIDRLIDGPIILVGSSMGGWIMLLVARARPDRVVGLVGIAAAPDFTDWGFTQAQKMTLLNEGRLEQPSEYAPEPTITTRAFWSSGEANRLMHGPIDLSIPARLIHGQRDPDVPWERSVTLAGLLRSDDVQTILVKDGDHRLSRPQDIALILRTLEDLLATP, encoded by the coding sequence ATGATCAACGCCGCCGGCCACCGCCTCGCCTTTCACCACAGCCCCGGCACCGGGCCGACCATCGTCTTCCTGCCGGGCTATGCCTCCGACATGAGCGGGAGCAAGGCGGTGGCGATCGAGGCATGGGCGCAATCCACCGGCCGCGCCTTCCTCCGCTTCGACTATGCCGGATGTGGCGACAGCGAAGGCGCGTTCGAGGATCAGACGCTCGCCAGCTGGCGCGACGATGTGCTGCTGCTTATCGACCGCCTGATCGATGGACCGATCATCCTGGTCGGGTCGTCGATGGGCGGGTGGATCATGCTGCTCGTCGCCAGGGCACGGCCCGACCGCGTCGTCGGGCTGGTCGGCATCGCCGCCGCCCCCGATTTCACCGACTGGGGGTTCACCCAGGCGCAGAAGATGACGCTGCTCAATGAAGGGCGCCTCGAACAGCCCTCCGAATATGCTCCGGAACCGACGATCACTACCCGCGCCTTCTGGTCGTCGGGCGAGGCGAACCGGCTGATGCATGGCCCCATCGACCTGTCCATCCCCGCCCGGCTGATCCACGGCCAGCGCGACCCCGACGTCCCGTGGGAACGCAGCGTCACCCTCGCCGGTCTCCTCCGTTCAGACGATGTGCAGACAATTCTGGTCAAGGACGGCGACCACCGCCTGTCGCGCCCGCAGGACATTGCCCTGATCCTGCGCACCCTTGAGGATCTACTCGCTACGCCATGA
- a CDS encoding VOC family protein, with the protein MHYLHTMIRVTDPEASIRFFELLGLKETRRMESEKGRFTLIFMAAPGDIEADTSEADGRPRAEVELTYNWPPEDGSPPEVYTGGRNFGHLAYRAENIYETCQRLMDAGVTINRPPRDGHMAFVRSPDGISVELLQAGHLEPAEPWASMPNTGVW; encoded by the coding sequence ATGCATTACCTCCACACCATGATCCGGGTGACCGATCCCGAAGCCTCGATCCGCTTCTTCGAACTCCTCGGCCTGAAGGAGACCCGGCGGATGGAGAGCGAGAAGGGTCGCTTCACGCTGATCTTCATGGCCGCGCCGGGCGATATCGAAGCCGACACGTCCGAAGCCGATGGCCGCCCGCGCGCCGAGGTGGAACTCACCTATAACTGGCCGCCCGAGGACGGCAGCCCGCCCGAGGTCTACACCGGCGGTCGTAATTTCGGCCACCTCGCCTATCGGGCCGAGAATATCTACGAGACGTGCCAGCGACTGATGGACGCCGGCGTCACCATCAACCGCCCGCCGCGCGACGGCCATATGGCGTTCGTGCGCAGCCCCGACGGCATCTCGGTCGAGCTGCTGCAGGCCGGCCATCTCGAACCCGCCGAACCCTGGGCGTCGATGCCGAACACCGGGGTGTGGTGA